The following coding sequences are from one Actinomycetota bacterium window:
- a CDS encoding DUF1918 domain-containing protein, with translation MEVKVGDRISIDPKKIGQVRRSGVVRSISQGLSGARYMVAWDSGTASSFSPGAGSLIVERKPRNSRKPSSPRKTSGATAKSSGVKKATKSAAKGKPAASKARGAATKKAPSKGKPAASKATRVAAKKATSKGKPAASKATRVAAKKSPKKGSGKRASAKRGKR, from the coding sequence GTGGAGGTCAAGGTAGGCGACAGGATCTCGATAGATCCAAAGAAGATCGGGCAGGTGCGCCGGTCGGGGGTGGTGCGCAGTATCTCGCAGGGACTCTCCGGGGCGCGGTACATGGTCGCCTGGGACTCCGGGACGGCGTCGTCTTTTAGTCCGGGAGCCGGAAGCCTGATCGTCGAGCGCAAGCCGCGCAATTCGCGTAAGCCGAGCAGTCCGCGCAAGACGTCCGGCGCAACGGCAAAGTCCAGTGGCGTCAAGAAGGCAACAAAGTCCGCCGCCAAGGGCAAGCCGGCCGCATCCAAGGCAAGGGGGGCAGCGACCAAAAAGGCCCCCTCCAAGGGAAAGCCGGCCGCTTCCAAGGCCACGCGGGTGGCGGCCAAAAAGGCCACCTCCAAGGGCAAGCCGGCCGCTTCCAAGGCCACGCGGGTGGCGGCCAAGAAGAGCCCGAAGAAAGGGTCCGGCAAGCGGGCGTCCGCGAAGCGAGGAAAGCGCTGA